Below is a genomic region from Methanobacterium sp..
ACCATAACATCCAAATGCTTCACACCAAGGAGTTATATTCCCAGCTAATGATTTCATGTATTCTTTCTTTAAAAATTCTGAGCTAACACCCGCATTTATATTTTTCCATGGTAATTCATCTTCAAGACCAAGTTTAAAATCAATATTTGCCCATTCTTTAAACTTCAATTTTCGTTTATAGGTCTTTTCAATCATGTCCCCCATTCCCTCGTCACCTATAGACAGGATATGCTGTATAAAAGCACCTTCCAAATTTTCAACCTTTAAATTGACATTTTGGAGATTTTTGTTTAAATATTCAAATTTAACACTCAGATCATTGAAATCAAAGCTCTCCCATTGAAATGGAGTATGCGGCTTGGGAATAAATGGATTTACACTTATTCTAACTGCATTTTTCTTTTTGCTCATTTTACGTATGCTTTTTATAAATTCAACCATTTCTGCTACATCTTCCATAGTTTCAGTGGGCAGACCAGTTAAAAAATAGAGTTTAACATTCATATTCCTTTTAAATGCTCTTTTTACAACATTGTAAATCGCCTGATCAAGTATGGGTTTATTTAAAACTTTTCGAAGACCCCACGTAGACTCTGGAGCTATTGTTATGGTTTTAAGCCCGCTTCTCTGTAAAATATCCATTAAATTATCAGTGAGTGATTCTATCCTCATAGATGGACTTGTAATTTTAAATCCCATTTCAAGCAGGCCTTCGCAAAGCTCTTCTAGTTTAGAATATCCTGAAACATCTGCCCCTATAAGTGCTATTTTATTAAATCCTGTAGCTTTCTTACCTTTCTCGGCTATTTTAAAAAGCTTTTTAAGAGATGTTTCTCGCCTAGGCCGATAAAGGCATCCTGCCATACAGAATCTGCAGCCCCTTGTACATCCCCGTGACACTCCCAGAAGAAAAGCATCCCCAAATGCAGGTACAAATTTTTTATCATCAGTTTGAGGAACAATTTGTCTTACTGGATGACATGCATTGTCCATATTCTCTACAATGGCCATTTTTACAGGGTTATCCGGTACATAAACACCTTTTATATCTAAGAAAGCATCGATTTCTCTTCTTGGATCATCAAGTTCCATGTAAAGGTCCAATACTTCATCTAAAATGACTTCTGCTTCCCCTATAACGAAAAGATCAATGAATTTACTCATTGGAAGAGGATTTGAACTTGCACACGGACCTCCCGCAATTATAAAAGGATCATCTTTATTTCTATTTTCTTTACGAGCTTCAATTCCCGCATTATCCAGCATTTTAAGTACATTAAAGTAATCCTGCTCGTATTGAAGTGAAAAGCTAATAATATCAAAATCAGCGAGTTTTGTATTTGATTCTAAACTTTCAACATAGGGATAAACTACCCGTTCACAGTAAACATCTTCTCTAGAATTTAGGAAGTCATATATAATATGAAAACCAAGTGAGGACATCGCAGCCTTATATAAATTGGGGTAGCAGGATGCAAATCTTAAGTCCACTTTTCTTGGATTCTTTATTACCACGTTATGTTCCATCAGCATAATTTATAATTTAACTTAAAGCATAATAACAATATCTAACAATCTCAAAAAAATAAAATTTTTTTGATTTAGAAAATTCAAAGCATAAACTTTGGAATTTTTCAACTGAATTTTAGATATTTATCTGGATAAAATAGTTATTTAAGCCAAATATTTAAAAACAAAAGGGTAGAATGAATGAAATATAAAAGAGTAGCCGTAGGAGGCACATTTGATCATTTTCATAAGGGCCACGAGAAATTGCTCAATAAAGCATTTGAGATTGGCCAGTATATATTAGTTGGAGTTACATCTAACGAATTTGGAGGTAGGAAAGGTAATATTGAACCATGTTCCCAAAGAATGTCTGAATTAGAACATTTTTTGCAGAAATTCGGTTCACGATACACGGTAAAAAGGTTGGAAAACCACTACGGCCCAACTGTTCATGACGATCAGATGGATGCAATAGTCGTTAGTAACGAAACAGAACCAGTAGCACATAAAATCAACGAAATACGAGAACAAAAAGGAATTAAACCCCTCAAAATTTTCGTTATTGGTTGGGTACTTGCAGAGGACGGGAAACCAATTTCTTCAACCAGAATAAGAAATGGAGAAATAGACCGGAACGGCAAAGTTCTTAAATAGCATATCTTAAATTTTATACTCTAATTTTAAAGGTGTATAATATGAAAGTTGCAGTCGGATCCAGAAACCCTGTAAAAGTCAACGCTACAAAAAATGTCCTTGATAAAATCTACGGCGAAGTTGATGTTGTATCAATTGATGCGGATTCAGGAGTGCCAGATCAACCCTTTGGTATAGATCAAACCATTCAAGGGGCCATTAATAGGGCGAAAAATGCATATTCTGATGAATTTGACATAAGTGTTGGAATAGAATCAGGATTGATGGAAACACCCAATTCTTTAACGGGTTACATCGATTTACAGTGGTGCGCTGTTTTTGATGGGGAAAAAATAACGCTCGGCGTAAGTTCTGGCTTTGAATATCCTCCAGCGGTCATTGAAGAAGTTTTAAACGGTAAAGAAGTTGGAGACGTTATGGATGAAGTAACCGGCGTAACTAACCTTGGACAAAAAACTGGTGCAGTTAGCTACCTTTCAAAAGGGATGCTTGACAGGACGGAAAATACGGAGCAGTGCGTCTTAACTGCTATGATTCCAAGAATGAATGAAGGTATTTATTTTAAGTAATTTAGTATCAGATCAATTTAAATAACTTTATAATATAAAGTAATTTAATGAACTTAAATCGTATAAAGCATAATTTAGACCTGATTTCAGTTCTAATAATTTATTTTATAATTGGTTTCTTTTTGATCAACTATTATCAGTATAGTCTCAACGCGGACAGCATATCTTATATCACCATTGCTCAAGAGTATTTAAATGGAAATTTTGCAGATGCAGTTAATGGATATTGGAGTCCTCTTTTTTCATGGCTACTAATTCCCTTTTTACCATTTAGTTCAAGCCCTCAATTTAATATTTATTTAGCAAGAGTTCTTTCTTTAATTACAGGAGTTTTAACTATAGTTGGAATAGATTTACTTATTTCACGCTTTGAAATAGATAAAACATCCAAAACTCTGGTGCTTTTCTCATTAATTCCCATCATATTATCTTTTCTATTCGGCCTTATTTCTCCAGATCTGCTGGTAACTACCCTACTCCTCTATTATTTATACGTTATATTTGACCCAGATTATCCAAATAAAAAATATGCAGGCATATCATGCGGAATTCTAGGAGCACTGGCATATTTGAGCAAAAGTTATGCTTTACCTTTGTTTTTAGCCCATTTTTTGTTGTTTAATTTAGTTTACTATTTTAAAAGTACCGATAACAAAAAACAGCACAAAATATTTAAAAACCTCATATTAGGCTTATTGATTTTCTTAATTATAAGTGGAGTCTGGATCGCTTTAATAAGTGATAAATACGAAAAACCAACATTTGGAACTGCAGGAAACTACAATCAGGAATTAGTAGGTCCACAATCCCAGGGACATTTTGTTTATTATGATGGGATTATTGAGCCCCCAAATGAATTCGCAATTAGTGCATGGGAAGATCCTTCTTACTTTAAAATGAAATCATGGAATGCTTTGGAATCCTGGGACAATTTTAAACATCAAATTACATTAATTCTAAATAATATAATTAAAATAATCAGCATATTTGAAGTTGCTTCTCTCTTCTCCATAATAATTTTTATTACAAGCATCATCATGATCTTTAGATTAAGACTCAATAATACATCAAAAAATAAACTAATTTATTTAATAACAACCATACTACTTTATTTAGGAGGATACAGTTTAGTTTTAATTGAACCCCGATATTTATGGCCAGTTAATATTTTATTGTTAATAATGGGCGTGTATTTACTCAATTTACTGTTTGAAATAGGTTATTTAAAAAGTACTATCAAAAATATCCTACTGGCATTTTTAATCCTCTCATTTGTAGTAAATCCAATTAATGCTTTGATTCTAAATTTAGATATAGGCAAAGACAGTTATACTTTAAGTGAAGTATTAAAACACTGCAACGTACAGGGTAATTTAGCATCGAATGATGAATGGAGGGTGTCTGATTATATAGCTTACTATACAAGCAGTAAATATTACGGCCAAACTAAAAATGAAAGTTATAATGATCTTAAGAAAGAATTAAAAGATAATGACATTGATTATTACCTCGTTTGGGGAAATCCAAATGAAAATATTAATTTATCACGTGATTTTAAAGAAGTGACCAATGGAACATTTAACCTTTTGAGGGTTTACTCCATAAACAAGGAATAATTGTAAACAGCAATTTACAGTAAAAATAACAATTAAAACATAACTAAACTTAAGAATGTAAAATAATAGTTTAATCTATGGTTCCAAAAGTCATATTAAATTTAACACAAAACAATAACTTATAAAACTACTAACAGGGTTTATACTATGGGCAGTTTATCTAATTCACATGATATCTTTAAGAAATACTGCAGCTACATTTTACTGGCTACTTTAGTAATAATTGTAAGCTTAATAACTTATTACAGGATAAAAATTCAGATTGATATTGGACCAATATGGGACACCTATGATTTCCTGTCAAATGCACTCTTATTTGCAGGTCAAGGTACAGGTTATTCAGATCTAACCAGACCACCTGTTCTTTCATTTTTGACTTCCATTTTATTTAGATTAGGATACACCTATTCTACATCCATCTTCATTATAGATGGCTTGCTGTTTATTTTTGGAGTTATTGGGCTTTTTTTACTTCTAAAAATACAGTTTAATGATACCCTAAGCTTTTTAGGTAGTTTACTTTATGCAACTTTCCCCATTGTTATTTCATTTGTAGGGGTTGGCCTTTCCGATATCTCCAGCGTTTCATTTACAATATGGGCAATTTATTTCACAATTTTGGCTGTTAAAAGAAATTCAAAGTTTTTTTATCTGTCATTTCCCTTAATGATGTTAGCTTTTTTAACCAGATATCCTTCGGCACTCATAATATTTCCAGCAGCACTCTACATTCTAATAAATATGAAATCCGTTAAAATTAAAGATGCAATAATTGGAATTAGTGCATCTCTTTTATTATTGATTCCTGTTCTCATTTTCTTTTATGAAGTATTCGGAAATCCATTTTATTCATTTCTCAATTTCTTTGGCTCAAGTTCAGGAACTGTTTCAACAGGAACATTCACATATAATTCCAACATTTTTTATTTCATAGAACAACTACCGTCATTTATTGGAGCTCAAGGCGTTACAGTCTTCATTATCACCATACTCTGTTTCATAATGTATGAATTCATGAATTTTAAAAGAAGTAAATCCAAAAAACTATTTAATATACCCCAAATTGATAAAAACACGAAAATAAAGCTAATACTATTTACCATTTTAACACTTGTTTTTCTAGGAACTTTTGGCAGGTTATTCTGGATGGAAAGTGAAGTATTGTTCTTTTTAATGGGTTACATATCATATAATCTGTCAAAAAATTTGAATATAAAAAATATTGATATACATTTGCTTATATTTACATGGTTCATGGCATTTTTCATATTCCACAGCGTTTATGTTATTAAGGATGATAGATATTTTGTTACAATGGCTCCTGCAGTTGTATACTTCTTAATATTTGGCCTAAATACTATTTCAAATAGAATAGAGCTTAAAATTAAAAATATAAATGTAACTTCATATTTATTTTCCATCATTCTGATTTCTATGATTTTTGTATCCCTTACATTTTATTTACCCGGCATTCAAGAAGAAAATAATAATCATAAAATTGTGGATGAAAATATTGGTTTAGCAAGCCAGTGGCTTACAAATTATGACCAGGATTATAAGAACAAGGTAATTTATTCCGATTTATGGCCTTATTCTGGTTGGTATTTAAAAACTAATGTGAAAATAACACCAACGTCTAAGGATGGTCAAAGGTATTACGGTGATATTAAAAACTATACCTTCAGCCAACAGGATTTTAACAACTTTTTAGTGAACAATAACGCATATTACTATTTCTCTATTTTGCACAGGTTAAATTTAACTTCTTATCAACCGATTAAACAATTTGGAAATGTAACTATCTATAAAAAGTTATAATTTTATATGTTTAATAGAATTTAATGAATTTAGGTAGATATTATGAAAATTTGTTTCGTTTCAACGATGTTTCCAAAATATAAAGGAGATTATTATGGCTCTTTTGTTTTCAATGATGCCAGAATGCTTGTAAAAAAGGGATTTGAAGTTCATGTAGTCACTCAACATAACCCCCATATACCTTATGAAGAAATAATGGATGGGATTTATGTCCACAGGTTTAAATGGGTAGAACCGAAAGAATTTAAGGCACTTATCCATTTTAAAGGCTTAAAGGATAAGTTCAGGCTTATAACTTATCTTATTTCACTTTTTTTTAATCTATTTATAATTTGTAGAAGATATAACCTAAATCTTATTCATGCTCATCATGCCATACCAACAGGCCTAATCGGGGTAATAATTGCAAAAATTACCAGAATACCTATATTTATAACAACTCACGGAATGGATATAACAACTCATGGAGTAGAAGAAGGATCACTTAAAAATGTGGCAAATTTTGAAGAACATTTCTTTTTTAAACATTTGCTTTCTTTCTCATTAATTAACTGTGATAAAATCCTCCCTGTTAGTAATGACTTAGAAAAAAGGATAGTATCCCTTGGAGCAAAAGAAAAGAAAATAACTGTTTTAAGAAATGCAGCAGATATTGACAGATTTAAACCAGCACAAAATATAAAAATTCGTAATAAATACCAGATCAAAAAGGAAGACGTGCTCATCCTATATGTAGGACATCTTGAAGATTTTAAGGGCCTTTTCGAATTGATTCATGCATTTAATAATATAAAAAGAGAAAACAAAAGCGCAAAACTTATGTTAATAGGTGAAGGGTCTCAAAAACATAAAGCTATAAAAGAAATCTCACTATTATCAGAAAAATCTGTGATATTTACAGGAAAGATACCTCCCACAGATATTCATGAATATTATCAAGCGGCAGACATATTTGTACTCCCATCCCATACTGATGCGGGAGGTCCTCCAGTAGTGTTTATAGAAGCAATGGCTTGTGGCCTTCCAGTTATTGGTACTAACGTGGGAGGAATTCCTGAAGGGATTGAAAATGGAGTAAATGGATTTATTGTACCTCCAAAAAATGTTGATGAATTAGCTAAAAAGTTAGAGATTCTTGTAAAAAATGAAAACTTAAGAAAAGAATTCGGAAGCAATTCTTTAAAAAAAATAAATGGAAATTCAATGACATTAGAAAAAAAAGCAGAAAAGCTAATCAAATTATACAAAAATCAAATTAAAAATCATTCAGAATAGTTCTTATACCATTAAATAGTCCTTTGTAATAAGCCATGAACAATTCTGTTTTTCTATAATAAATACTCAAAAATAGAGGAAGTACCAATGCACCTACTGCTTGATACATTATGAAAAATACAAAATTGGTCTTATTTGCCCATCTTTTCATAAGTAACCATCTATTTCTAGTTATGTAATATAAACCAACTTTCCCTTTTATTCCTCCACCAGATTTAGATATTTTATGCCAGATTTTCCCTTTTGGAGCAAAAACACTTTTATAACCTATCTTAGATGCATCAAGTGTCCAGTCTATCTCCTCAAAATATAAAAAGAATTTTTTATCAATTAATCCTATTTTATCAATTACTTCTCTTTTTATAAGAAATGCACACCCACTGGCATATTCCATTTCAGCAATTTTATTGTATTGTCCATTGTCTATTTCATTATAACCTATATTAAGACCTCTACAGAATTTCCATGAGATTTTACCCCTTGCAAACCAGATTCTGTTTGGTTCATCATAATAATAGATTTTTGGTCCAGTAATGCCTATTTTATCATCACTTTCAGAAACTTTTAACATTTCAATTAAAAAATTTTTGTCAACCACAGTATCATTATTTAAAAGCAAAATATAATCGGGATCCAGATTTTCCAATGCATATCTAATTCCAATATTATTTCCTTCAGCAAATCCTAAGTTTTCATCATTTTTAATAAGATTAAGTTTCCTTGATGAAGATAAATCAATTTTATTTCTAGTATTAATATCAACATTAGGCTCTAAAACAAGTATAGGCTTGTTAGAGTTATCATATTCAAAAAAGGGTGATTCTATCTTTAGTTCACCATTGCAATATTCCTTAATTTTATTTAAGGAATCATTAGTAGAAGCATTATCTACAACAATAACATCATAATTATGATAATTATTTTGATATATAGATTCTAAGCATTCAATAGTATCTTGCCATCCATTCCAGTTGAGTATCACTATTGATACTTTAGGATTCATGTTTAAACTTCCTTTTAAAAACCATACGCGTTTTTCTTGCATTTAGTTTATTTAAAAACATTTGCAGGATTAATATAAATGTATACTTCTGTAAAAACAAAGGATATTTAGTATTCCAATTACCACATGTAGTATAAATCTGTTTCAAGTATGAATGTTTTTTAAGTACCTTATTAAGCGTGCAAAAATAATTTTTTGATATTGCTCCTGTGCTTTTATGATACACAGCCAAAGGCATTACATAACTCTTCAAACCTTTCGATTTAATATTTAAACAATATTCAACCACATATAAGTCCCATTTTGGGCAGGTAATCTCATCAAATTTAAATTTCTCAAAAATATACATGGGAATAATAATTAAACATTCATCTAACGTTTGCACAATTTCTGATCTCTTAATTGGATTTCCCCATCCCCATTTTTCAGGCGGATTTCCATGAATTAATGTATTTTTACCCCTTTCACCATTATTAACCCCTTTATCAGACATCCCCACTATTCCTGCAACTGCTTTATCTTTCAGTGATTTTAAAATTTTTTCAGCGTCATTTAACCACGTGCTGGAGCATAAAGATACATCTTGATGGACAAACATGATGTATTCACCTTTTGCTTTTTCTCCACCATAATTTAGGGCTTCAGCTGCAGATTTAAACTTTATTTTTGAATTATCTATTAAAATTAGCTCATATAATTCATTTTGATTTTCTAAGCTGTTTAGCAAGCATTCGTCCAAAATTTCTTTATTATTGTAAACACAAATAATTGAAATCATTTTAATCATATCTTTTATACTTTTCAAGGAATTAAGATTCTAAAGATTTTAAAAATATATTATAAGATTTTTTACCAAAAAAAGACAGAATAAATGCTGTTAAATATCTTAACTTAAAGGGGTTAGCAATAATTGCTTTCCTTAAATATTTGCGGGATTTCTTCTCTTCTCTGCCTAAAAAAGCATACAATCCAATAGTAGCATAGTTAACTGCCAATGTTTCATTATTTTTATCAAAATCTTCAAAGTGTTCTTCTAAAATTAATTCTGAAGATTTTGTTAAGTTATAATAATTGATTGATGCACTATCTGACGAACAATAAGCAAGTGATAATGGTTCATCTATAAACTTAAAGCAAAAATGTTTTGAAATTCTAATGTAAAGTTCCCAATCTTCTAAACTCTGCAAACTCTCATTGAATAAACCCACTTTTTCAAAACAAGTTTTTCTAATTACAGTCAAACCACTTACAAAATTACCTGCAAGTAGTTCATTATGAACATTGCCTTCTTTTTTCGTGATTTGAAGATGAGGCACATATCTCTTTTCATTATTCTTAATATACCATAGCCCTGAATAAACAACGCCCACATTCACAGTCGAATTCCCAAATGCCCCTATTTCTTTTTCAAGTTTTTCAGGGAGCCATTCATCATCACTATCCTGAAAAGCAATGAAATCTGCTTTAGAACATTTAATTCCAGTGTTTCTTGCAGCTGCAGCACCTTTGTTTTGTTTATGTTTGATATATTTTATTCTATTTTCATTAAAACTTTCAATGATTTCTTTTGTATTATCAATTGACCCGTCGTCTACAATAATAATCTCAAAATTTTGATATGTTTGGTTTAGAACACTTTTAATGGATCTTTTTATTAAATAGGCTCTGTTATACGTAGGAATAATTACACTTACAAGTGGGTTAGTTTTATTGTCTATCATTTAATCTCCGTTGAATTGTCTTATTGCTAACTTATCTTCAATTTAAAGTTTAAGCAGTTATAAATATTATCCATACAATTAGAATTAAATAAAGTTTTAATGATATGAATTATTTATCTAACCAATACTGTTCCTTTCCTGTTTTAAGAGATTCAATAACCTTGAGTGAACAAATAGTTGCATTAATTCCATCTTCAACTGTAGGAATATCCTCACTTTCTTTTTCACCTATTAAAAACTTCCCATAACAGCCCAATAATTCGTAATGTCCCTTGTTAATAGTATCTACTCTTTCCTTTTCTTCATTATGTCCAATTATATTTAATTCTTTAAAATCATCAATCAAAATTACTGTTCCATCACAGAAAATTTCAATTCTTTCTTTAGAAAATGATTCATTTCCAATAGTAGTATATACAACAGAAGCAACAGAACCATCCAAATATTTTATAGTACTTATTATGTTATTATTGTCTGCAATTTTCTGATTATTTGCAGATATCATCTCTGCATAAATCCTTTGAGGATCTCTATTTATTATCCAGCTACAAAAATCAAAAAAATGGCCACATTCTCCAATAATAGCCCCGCCACCCTCTACTGGATCATTTATCCAGTGATCACTACCCATACCTGCAGAATTTATACGATATGTGATCATTAACGGATTTATGCGGTTTTCAACTATTTTTTTAGCTTTTTGGGCAAATTTTGAGAATCTTCGATTGAAGCCCACTGTTAAATTAACATTATTTTCAGTTATAGCATTATAAACAGCCTTACATTCTTCATAACTCATTGCAATTGGTTTTTCTACGAATATATCTTTCTTATAATTAGCTGCATCTATAATTAAAGGAACATGAAGGTTATGTCGAGTAGTGATTATAATTAAATCAATGCTTTTATCCTGAATTACTTCAGTATAGTCTGTAGTGAAGTATTCTGCACCATATTGTTCGGCAATTTTTTTAGCCTTAGATCCAGTACGTGCAACAATTGCTTTCAGATTATAATCGTCCATTTTATTCATATTAGGCAAATGTAATGCTTGCGCAAAATTACCTGCTCCAATCACTGCAACATTAATCTTATTTTCAAAGTTTTTTGATTGGAGCTTAACTTTTCTCTCTGAAGGAATCTGATGCTCACAGTTGTACTTAAATAAAACCCCAATAGGCCTATCCCCTGTTTCAAATATACTATAAGCTTCAGAAGCTTTTTCAAGTGAGAATATATGATCAATTAACTTTTTTACATCAATTTTCCCTTCTGAAAGCATCTTTAAGAACTCTTGCATATTCCTATTTTCTGTCCATCTTACATATCCTACGGGATAATCAATTCCTTTCTCTTCATAAATTGGATCATATCTACCAGGACCATAAGAACTAGAAATAAAAAAATCTAACTCTTTTTCATAAAAAGGAGATCTATCAATTTCCATTCCAACATCGCCTACAACAACTACTTTTCCTTTCTTTCGGGTCATCTCCATAGCTTGTTTTACAGGTATACTACTCTTAGTTGCTGCATAAATTATTACAGAATCTGCACCTATACCTTCCGTACTTTCAATCACTTTATTAACGGCATTTGAATCCGCCAGAAAACATTTATCAGTCCCAAATTCCAGAGCCAAATTCGTTCTATTTTCAAGAGTATCGATTCCTATTACATGAGCCCCTGCAGCCTTCAGGATTTGGCAAGCTATTTGACCCAATAATCCTAAACCAATTACTACTACATTATCCCCGATCTGAATCTTAGCTCTCCTTATTCCCTGCATAGCAATGGCACCTATAGTTGTAAACGCTGCTTCATCAAAATCAACATTTAAGGGAATCTTAGTAACGAGATTTCTTGGAACGCTGATAATTTCAGCATGATTTGCATAACCTGCACCTGCGCAAGCTACCCTATCTCCAACAGACATATCATTAACACTTTTACCAACTTGTAATACTATACCACTGCTACTATAACCCAAAGGGATCACTGATGGCTGATTTTGCCCCATTACTAATTCTAACGTGTTTTTTATGCCTTCATTTCTAACTGAATCAATTCCTTTACTTATTAATTCGGGGTTTTTAAGAATTTTAGAAATAATATTTTTAGGTCCTTCATTTAAGGTACTTTTTTCTGTACCTGCACTTATCAAAGAATAATAATTACCAACTAAAACTTGATTATCACCACAAATTGGTGCAGGAATATCTGCCATTACTATATTTCCGCCATAGTTGAAAATCTGATTCATTAAATCACCTTAATAATTGCTGTAGTTTTTATATTTAAAATTATTAACAAGTTCAAATTAAATAAAATGATAATCTTGAAATTTTTAGATACATACTATCATGATTTACCTTTTAAAATTAACATATATAACTAAATAAAATTTTCTAAATAAATTATCTCCTATTTTTAACAATTTTATAAATTGTTTCTTTAATAAGAAAAGTTTCTTCATCTCTAAACTCTTTAACAGCGAAAAGTATCAAAAGATATAATATAATTCCTATTAAAATTTCGACAATTAAATGTATTATCTGAGATGTGGCAAAAAACTGATTTATAATATATAAAATTAAGCCCATAACTGCCGAAGAAAAGACAATTTTAATAAACGATTTAAATTGAAAGTCTAACTTAAGATATGAACGTGAAAACACCATAATTAGCGATAAAAGTATTAAATAAGAGATAAAAGTACTAATTGCAGCTCCTATAAATCCATAATTAGGAATAAAGATGAAATTAGTTATTATATTGAAGAAACCAGCGATCAATACTATTATAGCAATTATATGAGTCTTATTATTAAGTAATAGACCTAACTGGGCCCACCACTGTAGCCCAAGCAATAAAGCGCCGAACACTACTAATGGAATAATTATATAACCTCCATAATATGCAGGAGAAGTTATAACTTCTATTATTGGTTTAGATAATATACTTAAACCAACAGCCACTGGAAAGCCTATTAAAAGATAGTATCTCGTTAATTTACCTATATAATCCTGAGTAGGTATTTTTCCTTTAGTTTCCCATATTTTCACCAGGGCAGGATAACTTGCTAACATAAATAAATTTAGCAAAATAGTCATTGTCATTTCACTTAGTGTATAACTTGCAGAATAGATGCCTACCTGAGCACTGCCCCAGTAAAATCCCAGAACATATCTATCAAAAAAACTAAGAATCCATGCAGCCAAGTTTGTAATAGCCACTGGAAAGCCGTATTTAACCAATTTCATGAAAATAGGTCTTGAAAACCCTTTACCAAAATATTTACCTTCAAATGCATATTTATAAATGAAGGGCAATAATAAGATGAATGATATCATATAGCCCCACATAATGCCCATTATATTCATTTTAAACACTAAAATTAAAATTATGCTGAATAAAAATCCCAAAATAGATTGAAAGGATACAAAAAAGCTATAAATGCCTGAATTTTCTTTTGCAACCAATATTCTACCTGAAATAAAAAAAGCAGTTGTAAATATAAACAATGGCACTCCCGCTAGCATTAAATTATATAAATTAGAATCAATTTCATGTTGAATTATATATAAAACCAACAAAGAAATTATAGTTAGTACTGCTGCTAAAAATAAATATA
It encodes:
- a CDS encoding polysaccharide biosynthesis C-terminal domain-containing protein, with the translated sequence MGGEGVSIIKFIKNFLKYSPSSFIPALVGFLTIPFLSKIFDPTSYGNYILVISVVNVLSIIINSICGDSTVRFFSVYKLHEKLKSFYDSLIVLYLFLAAVLTIISLLVLYIIQHEIDSNLYNLMLAGVPLFIFTTAFFISGRILVAKENSGIYSFFVSFQSILGFLFSIILILVFKMNIMGIMWGYMISFILLLPFIYKYAFEGKYFGKGFSRPIFMKLVKYGFPVAITNLAAWILSFFDRYVLGFYWGSAQVGIYSASYTLSEMTMTILLNLFMLASYPALVKIWETKGKIPTQDYIGKLTRYYLLIGFPVAVGLSILSKPIIEVITSPAYYGGYIIIPLVVFGALLLGLQWWAQLGLLLNNKTHIIAIIVLIAGFFNIITNFIFIPNYGFIGAAISTFISYLILLSLIMVFSRSYLKLDFQFKSFIKIVFSSAVMGLILYIINQFFATSQIIHLIVEILIGIILYLLILFAVKEFRDEETFLIKETIYKIVKNRR